A section of the Nyctibius grandis isolate bNycGra1 chromosome 30, bNycGra1.pri, whole genome shotgun sequence genome encodes:
- the LOC137674576 gene encoding E3 ubiquitin-protein ligase RBBP6-like, with protein sequence MSCVHYKFFSKLNYDTVTFNGLHISLGDLKRQIMAHEKLNTANCDLQITNAQTKEEYTDYNTLIPKNTSVVVRRIPPRAVKATSKTDVISQTEPGSRTSKAVCKNTISHFFLLRKGQ encoded by the exons ATGTCGTGTGTCCATTACAagttcttctccaagctgaactaTGATACAGTCACCTTCAATGGTCTCCACATCTCCCTGGGTGACCTCAAGCGCCAGATCATGGCCCATGAGAAGCTGAACACGGCCAACTGCGATCTGCAGATCACCAACGCGCAGACCAAAGAAG aaTACACAGATTATAATACCCTCATTCCTAAGAACACATCAGTAGTGGTTAGAAGAATCCCTCCCAGAGCAGTTAAAGCTACCAGCAAGACAGATGTTAT AAGTCAAACTGAGCCAGGGAGCAGAACATCAAAAGCAGTATGTAAAAATACAAtctcacacttttttcttctcagaaagggtcagtag